One Gloeothece verrucosa PCC 7822 DNA window includes the following coding sequences:
- a CDS encoding phycobiliprotein lyase: protein MDKFLEFFEHCLGSWATERTYHYLSHHEVERSRTEFNIKPLTSEIKTKVLLDNQYPSPDLLKLEQIPGFNLGFYTISEKGEEVSQNLNLLFVVKEEKNGFLEGDYLRDRAYEEAKPIISHFRFDLGTRELLMTTNYTRVVSVDSITLVNPKLRIRKIVNYQRPADGEPLENVVLVGFGVEEKVA, encoded by the coding sequence ATGGATAAATTTCTCGAGTTTTTTGAGCATTGCCTTGGCAGTTGGGCAACAGAACGCACTTATCATTATTTAAGTCATCATGAAGTAGAACGCTCCCGAACAGAGTTTAACATTAAGCCGCTAACCTCTGAAATCAAAACTAAAGTTTTACTAGATAATCAATATCCGTCTCCAGATTTATTAAAATTAGAACAAATTCCCGGATTTAATTTAGGGTTTTATACCATTTCTGAAAAAGGGGAAGAAGTCTCACAAAATTTGAATTTATTATTTGTGGTAAAAGAAGAAAAAAACGGATTTTTAGAAGGCGATTATCTCCGAGACCGCGCTTATGAAGAAGCTAAACCTATTATTTCTCATTTCCGTTTTGATCTGGGGACTAGAGAATTATTAATGACGACGAACTATACCCGTGTGGTATCAGTAGATTCCATTACCTTAGTGAACCCAAAACTGAGAATTAGGAAAATTGTTAATTATCAACGACCTGCCGACGGAGAACCTCTAGAAAATGTGGTGTTAGTTGGGTTTGGCGTAGAGGAAAAAGTCGCTTAA
- a CDS encoding PAS domain S-box protein: MVRPKGNPHIARYHFTTDRDEPLTAKLSLRVTDSMLEEIKSTENWQEFIREAIAEKIKQKQETRKVKTEEKAAMLEAFPDLILTIDQQGKILDYSGTNSIEDYGLGCGTRSALPTQLQQKTLAEILPPQISEQWKQALAALNRRKNLVTIEYSLLINQIEEFYEARLVPLKESDNLLAIIRNISQWKRSEAALRLNERLYRAIGETIDYGIWICEPDGRNIYASDSFLNLVGMTQEQCSNFGWGEVLHPDDAEATIVAWQECSQSGNFWDREHRFRGIDGNWHPILARGVPVRDEKGELLWWAGINLDISSLKQTEAKLRESEAQLRNLADSAPVLIWMNNAEGGCEFVNKAYLKFFGESLEEIQGFGWSIHLHPDDAQPYLSAYEQAFNEQKPFRAQARIKRADGQYRWLDSRATPQFSSTGQFLGYIGSSSDISEIKEASEALRESEQRFKLLADNVPVLIWMDDEFQHRRFVNARYLQFAGISPEMLVQGWTDLLHPEDAQQYLLKYKQAIAHKSEYRAVVRLRRHDGVYRWFEVIGLPRFEGDSFVGYLGCKLDITERKQAEEALQQREQRFSNLFNGMEDWVLVYHLTEEDQPGKLIEVNEQASKKLGYSREELLSMSVKDIINPASVNPEASLKKLQSAKHIVVESVHITKEGQEIPVEVSATLFTLNGLPTVQAICRDITERKQIEQEREQLLIREQAAREAAESANRIKDEFLAVLSHELRSPLNPILGWAQMLKNYELDQPTTQKALCIIERNARLQAELIEDLLDVSRILRGKLNLNTTSVSLVVVIEAALETVRLAAQAKSIELRTQLETPVGRVLGDAARLQQVVWNLLSNAVKFTPSGGQVEIELEQIHGGVEIRVKDTGKGITPEFLPYIFDYFRQADSSTTRKFGGLGLGLAIARHLVELHGGKIWAESLGENQGATFIVNLPLLPQEFPNDTLMSVTPVSENKTPTLTLASLHILVVDDEADTREFLQFVLSDAGATVTVAASAKEALEIVTQYRFDLLVCDIGMPNINGYTLLRELRKWEALRGNAQIAAIALTAYAGELDRQQAFLAGFQRHITKPVEPQLLLKSIVDLIESNLG, from the coding sequence ATGGTGCGACCAAAAGGAAATCCCCATATAGCTCGTTATCATTTTACGACTGATAGAGATGAGCCGCTAACCGCCAAGCTATCACTACGGGTTACTGACTCTATGCTAGAAGAGATTAAATCAACAGAAAATTGGCAAGAATTCATCCGAGAAGCCATCGCCGAGAAAATTAAACAAAAACAAGAAACCAGAAAAGTTAAAACTGAGGAGAAGGCAGCGATGCTAGAGGCTTTTCCAGATTTAATCCTCACCATAGACCAACAGGGCAAAATTTTAGATTATAGCGGCACAAACAGCATAGAAGACTATGGACTGGGGTGCGGAACTCGTTCCGCACTGCCAACACAGCTACAACAAAAAACCTTAGCAGAAATATTACCCCCCCAGATAAGCGAGCAATGGAAACAAGCCTTGGCCGCTTTAAATAGAAGAAAAAATCTAGTAACGATTGAATATTCTCTATTAATCAACCAGATAGAAGAATTTTATGAAGCGCGACTTGTGCCGCTTAAAGAATCAGATAACTTACTGGCGATTATTCGCAATATCAGCCAATGGAAGCGCTCAGAAGCGGCTTTACGTCTTAATGAACGCCTCTATCGAGCCATCGGCGAAACCATTGATTATGGGATTTGGATTTGCGAACCCGATGGACGAAACATTTATGCCAGTGACTCGTTCCTCAATCTAGTGGGAATGACTCAAGAACAGTGTTCTAATTTTGGTTGGGGAGAGGTCTTACATCCGGACGATGCCGAAGCAACCATCGTCGCCTGGCAAGAATGCTCTCAAAGCGGCAATTTTTGGGACAGAGAACATCGCTTTCGCGGTATAGATGGTAACTGGCATCCCATTCTCGCTCGGGGTGTTCCAGTTAGGGATGAAAAGGGAGAACTTCTCTGGTGGGCCGGCATTAACCTCGATATTAGTAGTCTCAAGCAAACCGAAGCCAAATTACGAGAAAGTGAAGCCCAATTGAGAAATCTTGCAGATAGCGCCCCTGTGTTAATCTGGATGAATAATGCTGAAGGCGGCTGCGAATTTGTCAACAAAGCCTATCTCAAATTTTTTGGCGAAAGCTTGGAAGAAATACAAGGATTTGGTTGGAGTATTCATTTACATCCAGACGACGCGCAGCCCTATTTGTCGGCTTATGAACAAGCATTCAACGAGCAAAAACCCTTCCGGGCCCAAGCGAGGATTAAGCGTGCAGATGGTCAGTATCGATGGCTAGACTCAAGAGCCACTCCTCAATTCAGTTCTACAGGCCAATTCCTCGGTTATATTGGTAGTAGCTCAGACATTTCCGAAATCAAAGAAGCCTCTGAAGCCTTGCGAGAATCTGAGCAACGTTTTAAATTATTAGCCGATAACGTTCCTGTGCTGATTTGGATGGATGACGAATTTCAACATCGCCGCTTTGTCAACGCACGTTATCTTCAGTTTGCCGGCATCTCTCCTGAAATGCTTGTGCAGGGGTGGACTGACTTACTTCATCCTGAAGATGCACAGCAGTATTTATTGAAGTATAAACAAGCCATTGCCCATAAGTCCGAATACCGGGCCGTTGTTCGTTTGCGGCGACATGATGGGGTTTATCGATGGTTTGAAGTGATCGGCTTACCCAGATTTGAGGGCGACTCCTTTGTGGGTTATCTAGGCTGTAAGCTCGACATCACCGAGCGCAAACAAGCTGAAGAAGCTTTACAGCAACGAGAACAACGCTTTAGTAACCTGTTTAATGGCATGGAAGATTGGGTTTTAGTCTATCACCTCACAGAGGAGGACCAACCCGGTAAATTAATTGAAGTTAACGAACAAGCCTCGAAAAAGCTTGGCTATAGCCGCGAAGAATTGCTGTCCATGTCGGTCAAGGATATCATCAATCCCGCCTCAGTTAATCCCGAAGCCAGTCTGAAAAAATTACAATCAGCAAAACATATTGTCGTAGAATCGGTTCACATCACTAAAGAGGGTCAAGAGATTCCTGTTGAGGTCAGTGCTACCTTATTTACCCTCAATGGTTTACCAACGGTGCAAGCCATTTGTCGAGATATCACTGAACGCAAGCAGATAGAGCAAGAACGCGAACAACTGCTGATCCGCGAACAAGCCGCCCGAGAAGCGGCAGAATCAGCCAATCGCATCAAAGATGAATTCTTAGCCGTACTGTCTCATGAATTGCGCTCACCCCTGAATCCGATTTTAGGTTGGGCGCAGATGTTAAAAAACTATGAGCTTGATCAGCCCACCACTCAAAAAGCCCTCTGTATTATTGAGCGCAATGCCCGCCTACAAGCTGAATTAATCGAGGACCTTTTAGATGTCTCCCGCATTCTGCGAGGCAAACTCAATCTCAATACCACTTCAGTCAGTCTCGTGGTGGTGATTGAGGCAGCCCTAGAAACGGTGCGTTTGGCAGCACAGGCGAAAAGTATTGAGCTTAGAACCCAGTTAGAAACCCCTGTGGGCAGAGTTTTAGGTGATGCCGCCCGTTTACAACAAGTGGTCTGGAATCTGCTCTCTAATGCGGTTAAATTCACCCCAAGCGGGGGACAAGTCGAGATAGAATTAGAGCAAATTCATGGCGGTGTTGAAATTCGGGTAAAAGATACCGGTAAGGGAATTACACCAGAGTTTTTACCTTATATCTTTGACTACTTCCGTCAGGCTGATAGTAGCACCACTCGAAAATTTGGCGGACTGGGGTTAGGTTTAGCCATCGCTCGTCACTTGGTAGAATTGCACGGCGGCAAAATTTGGGCCGAAAGTCTCGGAGAAAATCAAGGAGCCACTTTTATCGTCAATTTGCCCTTACTTCCTCAAGAATTCCCCAACGATACGCTCATGAGTGTTACGCCGGTGAGTGAAAACAAAACCCCCACTTTAACCCTAGCAAGTCTTCATATTTTGGTGGTGGACGATGAAGCAGACACCCGCGAGTTTTTGCAGTTTGTCCTATCTGATGCGGGTGCAACCGTTACAGTGGCGGCTTCGGCCAAGGAAGCTTTAGAAATCGTCACCCAATACCGGTTTGATCTCTTAGTCTGTGACATTGGTATGCCCAACATTAATGGTTATACTCTGCTGCGAGAGTTACGAAAATGGGAAGCTTTGAGAGGAAATGCTCAAATTGCGGCGATCGCCCTGACTGCCTATGCCGGCGAATTAGACCGACAGCAAGCATTTTTGGCAGGATTTCAACGGCATATTACTAAACCGGTTGAACCGCAATTACTCCTTAAAAGTATAGTTGATCTAATTGAGTCTAACCTCGGGTAA
- a CDS encoding DNA-methyltransferase — protein MKDLDLITNSLTDVEQQQIKSLQEWQNRMILSDCLPVLREMPSNLVDLIVTSPPYADSRKKTYGGISPNDYIDWFLPIAQELKRILKPEGTFILNIKEKVVKGERHNYVIKLILAMQQQGWLWTEEYIWHKKNCYPGKWPNRFRDAWERCLQFNRQKKFKMYQERVMVPMGDWANSRLKKLSDTDKIRDPSKVESGFGKNISNWLGRSMAYPTNVLHLATECNNKNHSAAFPKSLPSWFINLFTETSDLVLDPFVGSGTTCIAAKELGRHYLGIEIKKEYYDLAVSNIEKALFNIQAEKSAQKALNSSLPTEAEKVQSSAEQLPLSLEEDLPGKNSEKFLNLADIVDIEEY, from the coding sequence ATGAAAGATTTAGACTTGATTACTAACTCTTTAACCGATGTAGAACAGCAACAAATAAAAAGTTTACAAGAGTGGCAAAACCGAATGATTCTCAGCGATTGTTTGCCTGTTTTGAGGGAAATGCCTTCTAATCTCGTGGATTTAATTGTCACTTCACCTCCCTATGCTGATAGTCGTAAAAAAACTTATGGCGGCATTAGTCCTAATGATTATATAGATTGGTTTTTACCCATTGCTCAAGAATTGAAAAGAATTTTAAAACCCGAAGGAACATTTATTCTTAATATCAAAGAAAAAGTCGTCAAGGGAGAAAGACATAATTATGTCATTAAATTAATTCTGGCCATGCAACAGCAAGGTTGGTTATGGACAGAAGAATATATTTGGCATAAAAAAAATTGCTACCCCGGTAAATGGCCCAATCGTTTCCGAGATGCTTGGGAACGCTGTCTTCAATTTAATCGGCAAAAAAAATTTAAAATGTATCAAGAAAGGGTCATGGTTCCGATGGGAGACTGGGCCAATTCTCGCCTGAAAAAATTGAGTGATACTGATAAAATTCGTGACCCTTCAAAAGTAGAAAGTGGATTTGGAAAAAATATATCTAATTGGTTAGGGCGTTCAATGGCTTATCCTACCAATGTTTTACATCTAGCTACCGAATGTAATAATAAAAATCATAGTGCGGCTTTTCCTAAATCTCTGCCCTCATGGTTTATTAACTTATTTACAGAAACGTCGGATCTCGTGCTAGATCCTTTTGTGGGTTCTGGAACCACTTGTATAGCGGCTAAAGAGTTAGGAAGACATTATCTAGGGATTGAAATAAAAAAAGAGTATTATGATCTAGCTGTGTCTAATATTGAGAAAGCCCTATTTAATATACAAGCAGAAAAGTCTGCACAAAAGGCCCTCAATTCTAGCTTACCTACAGAGGCAGAAAAAGTCCAATCTTCTGCGGAACAATTGCCACTAAGTTTAGAGGAAGACTTGCCTGGAAAAAATAGCGAAAAATTTCTAAATTTAGCCGATATAGTCGATATTGAGGAGTATTAA
- the lspA gene encoding signal peptidase II — translation MKKNQWFWLVAIIGLILDRLTKYWVVQSFDTTGDTVPIWSGVFHFTYVINTGAAFSFFKGGAGWLRWLSLIVSLGLIFLAWYAPRMRLIEQLGYGFILAGALGNGIDRFVMGYVVDFLDFRLINFPIFNLADVFINVGIFCLLIASLPTKPSAKRNLSKENNLDQNFK, via the coding sequence ATGAAAAAAAATCAATGGTTTTGGCTGGTGGCTATTATCGGTTTAATTTTAGACCGACTGACTAAGTATTGGGTTGTCCAAAGCTTTGACACCACAGGAGATACTGTACCCATTTGGTCAGGGGTTTTTCATTTTACTTATGTGATTAATACAGGAGCCGCTTTTAGTTTCTTTAAAGGTGGCGCAGGATGGCTACGGTGGCTCTCTTTAATTGTTAGTCTAGGATTGATTTTTTTGGCATGGTATGCCCCAAGAATGAGACTGATAGAACAGTTAGGCTATGGCTTTATTTTAGCAGGAGCTTTAGGCAATGGAATTGATCGCTTTGTAATGGGATATGTCGTAGATTTTTTGGATTTTCGCTTAATTAATTTCCCGATCTTTAATTTGGCTGATGTGTTTATTAATGTCGGTATATTTTGCCTATTGATTGCCAGTTTACCCACTAAACCCAGTGCAAAAAGAAATTTGTCTAAAGAAAATAATTTAGATCAAAATTTTAAATAA
- a CDS encoding biotin transporter BioY: MNTHRKRKTRPSLANYKKPQSTVNPANEFLWGLIGLLLTIFTTFLPASITNLPWNWSHDGVLPESLGVTYQIGAVLLTGCMGGKNAGALAQIAYVILGLTWLPVFAHGGDWEYLKEPSFGYILGFIPGAWVCGLMAFRTRAKMETLAFSAICGLLVIHLCGLVYLIALSFLSPSQTLSPTSLPSFIVNYSLLPIPGQLVIICVIVAIAYFLRLILFY; this comes from the coding sequence GTGAATACCCATCGCAAGCGCAAAACCCGACCATCTCTTGCTAACTATAAAAAACCTCAATCAACGGTGAATCCTGCCAATGAATTTCTCTGGGGGTTAATTGGTTTACTTTTAACCATTTTTACCACCTTTTTACCCGCCTCAATCACTAATTTACCCTGGAATTGGTCCCATGATGGCGTTTTACCTGAATCTTTAGGTGTCACTTATCAAATAGGGGCAGTTCTGCTAACCGGTTGTATGGGAGGAAAAAATGCCGGAGCCTTGGCACAAATTGCCTATGTTATCCTAGGATTAACCTGGTTACCCGTTTTTGCTCATGGAGGCGATTGGGAATATCTCAAAGAACCCAGTTTTGGTTATATTCTTGGGTTTATTCCGGGTGCTTGGGTGTGCGGCTTAATGGCTTTTCGCACAAGGGCTAAAATGGAAACGTTGGCCTTTAGTGCAATTTGTGGTTTATTAGTGATTCATCTTTGTGGTTTAGTTTATTTAATTGCTTTATCCTTCCTGAGTCCTAGTCAAACCCTATCCCCCACCAGCTTACCTTCTTTTATCGTCAATTATTCTCTGTTGCCTATACCAGGTCAGTTAGTTATTATTTGTGTTATTGTGGCGATTGCTTATTTTTTGCGTTTAATCTTGTTTTATTAA
- the bioB gene encoding biotin synthase BioB translates to MVQASLSSAITLPEDTQQLQQWLNQLADRIIAGEAISKSVALALTQIEGQENILLLCEAADRIRQSCCGNQVDLCSIINVKSGNCSENCRFCSQSVHHPGQESPIYGLKSPDEIVEQAKSAKAAGAKRFCLVSQGRGLKYNSPKSKEFEQILETVKRIITEAQIKPCCALGEVTQEQAQALAEAGVTRYNHNLEASENFYPQIVTTHSWRDRVETVKNLKSAGIQACTGGIIGMGETWEDRIDLALSLRELEVESVPINLLNPREGTPLGHLPKLDAFEALKAIAIFRFILPAQILRYAGGREAVMGKLQNLGLKAGINAMLIGHYLTTLGQPPEQDHLMLESLGLQGGEAPIPGEYPSQAQNPTISC, encoded by the coding sequence GTGGTTCAAGCATCTCTATCGTCAGCCATAACCCTTCCTGAAGATACACAACAATTACAACAATGGCTCAATCAACTAGCAGATCGCATTATCGCAGGTGAAGCCATCAGCAAATCAGTAGCCCTCGCCCTAACCCAAATAGAAGGCCAGGAAAACATCCTATTACTCTGTGAAGCGGCTGATCGCATTCGTCAAAGTTGTTGCGGCAACCAAGTGGACTTATGCAGCATCATCAACGTAAAATCCGGCAACTGTTCCGAAAATTGTCGCTTTTGTTCTCAATCTGTGCATCATCCCGGACAAGAATCCCCCATCTATGGGCTTAAATCCCCTGATGAAATTGTAGAACAAGCAAAATCCGCCAAAGCCGCCGGAGCAAAACGCTTTTGCTTAGTCAGTCAAGGACGCGGCTTAAAATACAATAGCCCAAAATCCAAAGAATTCGAGCAAATCTTAGAAACCGTCAAACGCATCATCACAGAAGCGCAGATTAAACCCTGCTGTGCTTTAGGAGAAGTCACCCAAGAACAAGCACAAGCACTCGCCGAAGCCGGCGTTACCCGCTATAACCATAACTTAGAAGCCTCAGAAAACTTTTACCCCCAAATCGTTACCACTCATAGCTGGCGGGATCGCGTAGAAACCGTTAAAAACCTCAAATCAGCCGGCATACAAGCCTGTACCGGTGGCATCATTGGCATGGGAGAAACCTGGGAAGATAGAATAGATTTAGCCCTATCCCTGCGAGAATTAGAAGTAGAATCCGTTCCCATTAACCTCCTCAACCCAAGAGAAGGAACCCCCCTAGGGCATCTTCCTAAACTCGATGCTTTTGAAGCCCTCAAAGCCATCGCTATCTTCCGATTTATTCTCCCCGCTCAAATCCTCCGCTATGCTGGAGGAAGAGAGGCTGTCATGGGAAAATTACAAAATTTAGGCTTAAAAGCGGGAATTAATGCTATGCTAATTGGGCATTATTTGACAACCCTGGGACAACCCCCAGAACAAGATCATTTAATGTTGGAATCGTTAGGTTTACAGGGCGGTGAAGCCCCTATTCCCGGTGAATACCCATCGCAAGCGCAAAACCCGACCATCTCTTGCTAA
- a CDS encoding Uma2 family endonuclease produces MTIVNHLTQKLTLAEFLTLPETKPASEYFDGEIYQKPMPQGEHSSLQGELVAAINGRGKSKKLVYALPELRCTFGGRSIVPDIAVFTWERIPKNSEGRILNKFEIYPDWIIEILSPEQSANKVMKKIIFSLKQGTQLGWLIDTEDESVMIFKPDQLPEIKSDEEILPVLKVLEDWQLSANDMFQWLTL; encoded by the coding sequence ATGACGATTGTCAATCACTTGACACAAAAATTAACTTTAGCCGAATTTTTAACCCTTCCAGAAACTAAACCAGCTAGTGAATATTTTGACGGAGAAATTTATCAAAAACCTATGCCTCAAGGAGAACACAGTAGCTTACAAGGTGAGTTAGTAGCGGCTATTAATGGGCGAGGGAAATCGAAAAAATTAGTTTATGCTTTACCCGAATTGCGGTGTACTTTTGGAGGACGTTCAATTGTGCCAGATATTGCCGTATTTACTTGGGAAAGAATCCCGAAAAATTCTGAAGGTAGAATACTCAATAAATTTGAAATTTATCCGGATTGGATCATTGAAATTTTATCACCTGAACAATCCGCTAATAAAGTTATGAAAAAAATTATTTTTTCTCTGAAACAAGGAACTCAGCTAGGATGGTTAATTGATACAGAAGATGAATCGGTAATGATTTTTAAACCCGATCAATTACCTGAGATTAAATCTGATGAGGAAATTTTACCGGTTTTAAAAGTATTAGAAGATTGGCAGTTATCGGCTAATGATATGTTTCAATGGTTGACTTTATAA
- a CDS encoding Uma2 family endonuclease, whose protein sequence is MMFVTVSPNTLSLSPGTEVILHDQTWEDYEQLLKIRQDKTFPKIYFNAKTGVILLMSPLQNHGKRIDALRDLVKILLRYQNQDWDCFDPITLKKFEQAGVEPDTCFYINNYQAILGKDRIDLTVDPPPDLAIEVDLTSKTRVEDYLPIAIPELWIYRRGELLIYLLEGDRYQNSQASLIFNNIDVKNLLPKYVELAWNNRSSLALRQFEQDWLNENK, encoded by the coding sequence ATTATGTTTGTAACCGTTAGCCCGAATACCCTTAGTCTGTCTCCGGGAACTGAAGTCATTTTACATGATCAAACCTGGGAAGATTATGAACAACTCCTGAAAATTCGTCAGGATAAAACTTTTCCGAAAATTTATTTTAATGCTAAAACTGGTGTTATTTTACTGATGTCACCTCTACAGAATCATGGAAAAAGAATCGACGCTTTAAGAGATTTAGTGAAAATTCTTTTACGCTATCAAAATCAAGATTGGGATTGTTTCGATCCTATTACGCTTAAAAAATTTGAGCAAGCCGGAGTTGAACCAGATACTTGTTTTTATATTAATAATTATCAAGCTATTTTAGGTAAAGATAGGATTGATTTGACTGTCGATCCTCCTCCAGATTTAGCGATAGAAGTAGACTTAACTTCAAAAACTCGAGTGGAAGATTATTTACCGATAGCGATCCCTGAGTTGTGGATTTATCGTCGTGGAGAATTATTAATTTATCTTTTGGAGGGTGATCGATATCAAAATAGTCAAGCAAGTTTAATCTTTAATAATATTGATGTCAAAAATCTTTTGCCTAAATATGTAGAACTGGCTTGGAATAATCGTTCTAGTCTAGCCTTGCGGCAGTTTGAGCAGGATTGGTTAAACGAAAATAAATAA
- the rseP gene encoding RIP metalloprotease RseP, with translation MSVLAAIAVLALLIVIHELGHFAAARLQGIHVNRFSIGFGPALAKYQGPETEYAIRAIPLGGYVGFPDDEPESSNISPDDPNLLRNRPILDRAIVISAGVIANLIFAYFLLVGQAATVGFQDMNYQAGVVVPEILPGEKSAAVVAGIQSGDVILGVGSKTLEASPEAIMDLRQIIQSSPNKPLDFTIKRGEKTLKLSITPQETPEGKGKIGVMLTPNGEIVHRQAKNFIDAFTVGANEYQRIANLTAKGFWLLISNFQENAAQVAGPVKIVEYGAAIAQNDAGNLFQFAALISINLAIINILPLPALDGGQLVFLGIEALRGKPLPLKVQENIMQTGLVLLLGLGVFLIVRDTVNLAIFQKLFQ, from the coding sequence ATGTCAGTTCTGGCAGCTATCGCCGTTTTAGCCCTATTAATTGTCATACACGAGTTAGGTCACTTTGCCGCCGCCCGCCTACAAGGGATTCATGTTAACCGTTTCTCCATCGGTTTTGGTCCGGCTTTAGCCAAATATCAAGGCCCCGAGACGGAATACGCCATCCGCGCCATTCCCCTTGGCGGTTACGTCGGTTTTCCGGATGATGAACCTGAAAGCAGTAATATTTCTCCAGATGACCCCAATTTACTACGTAACCGCCCTATCTTAGACCGGGCTATCGTCATCAGTGCTGGAGTCATTGCTAATTTAATCTTTGCTTATTTTCTCTTAGTGGGTCAAGCCGCTACTGTTGGCTTCCAAGATATGAACTATCAAGCCGGTGTGGTAGTGCCTGAAATTCTCCCCGGAGAAAAAAGTGCGGCGGTAGTGGCGGGAATTCAATCAGGAGATGTGATCCTGGGTGTGGGTAGCAAAACCCTCGAGGCCTCTCCAGAAGCGATTATGGATTTAAGGCAAATTATTCAAAGTTCGCCCAATAAACCCTTAGATTTTACCATCAAACGCGGAGAAAAAACCCTTAAACTTTCGATTACTCCTCAAGAAACTCCCGAAGGAAAAGGCAAAATCGGCGTTATGCTCACGCCAAATGGGGAAATTGTCCATCGCCAAGCTAAAAATTTTATCGATGCTTTTACGGTAGGAGCTAATGAATATCAACGCATAGCCAATCTGACAGCTAAAGGATTTTGGTTATTGATTAGCAATTTTCAAGAAAATGCGGCTCAAGTAGCTGGTCCGGTTAAAATTGTTGAGTATGGGGCAGCCATCGCCCAAAATGATGCCGGGAATCTGTTTCAATTTGCGGCACTCATTAGCATCAACTTAGCCATTATTAATATTCTGCCTTTGCCTGCTCTAGATGGAGGTCAATTGGTGTTTTTGGGCATTGAAGCTCTACGAGGAAAACCCTTACCTTTAAAAGTACAAGAAAATATTATGCAAACGGGTTTAGTGCTTTTATTGGGGTTAGGGGTGTTCCTAATTGTACGGGATACCGTGAATTTAGCAATTTTTCAAAAACTTTTTCAGTAA
- the nth gene encoding endonuclease III: protein MSITRKWATKQQRALEILVILERTYPDATCSLTYQTPVQLLVATILSAQCTDERVNKVTPALFARFPDAPSLANASIEELETLIRSTGFYRNKAKNIQGACQKIVSQFGGEVPQQMEQLLSLPGVARKTANVVLAHGFGIIQGVTVDTHVKRLSGRLGLTEQTDPIKIERDLMRLLPQPQWENFSIRIIYHGRAVCKARKPDCGVCQLAHVCPAAITPE, encoded by the coding sequence GTGAGCATCACCCGCAAGTGGGCAACAAAACAACAACGGGCATTAGAAATTTTGGTCATTCTTGAGCGGACTTATCCGGATGCCACTTGCAGTTTGACCTATCAAACGCCTGTGCAACTTCTAGTGGCAACCATTCTCTCTGCTCAATGTACCGATGAACGGGTTAATAAAGTGACTCCTGCCTTATTTGCCCGTTTTCCTGATGCCCCGTCTTTAGCCAACGCATCAATAGAAGAGTTAGAAACTTTAATTCGTTCTACGGGTTTTTATCGCAATAAAGCCAAAAATATTCAAGGCGCTTGTCAGAAAATTGTCTCCCAATTTGGGGGAGAAGTCCCTCAACAGATGGAACAGTTACTCAGTTTGCCCGGAGTCGCTCGCAAAACGGCTAATGTGGTCTTAGCTCATGGGTTTGGTATTATTCAAGGGGTTACCGTCGATACTCATGTTAAGCGGCTTAGTGGGCGGCTCGGATTAACTGAACAAACAGATCCGATTAAAATAGAACGGGATTTAATGCGGCTGCTACCTCAACCGCAATGGGAAAATTTTTCAATTCGCATTATTTATCATGGTCGAGCCGTCTGTAAAGCTCGAAAACCCGATTGTGGCGTTTGTCAGTTAGCTCATGTCTGTCCTGCGGCTATTACCCCTGAGTAA